One Littorina saxatilis isolate snail1 linkage group LG10, US_GU_Lsax_2.0, whole genome shotgun sequence DNA window includes the following coding sequences:
- the LOC138978640 gene encoding dnaJ homolog subfamily C member 11-like isoform X1 — protein sequence MAASLEEDDDFLANDFYALLNVGKEATTEEINYAFRRLSKIYHPDKHLDPSKKKAAEEVFSKLKKAHEILIDKHKRTIYDTYGEKGLKTEGLEIISRTKTPAEIIAEYERLQREREERRLQQRTNPRGTVTVGVNATDLFDEYGDDDDDVYYGPSYNNVEINNMSIFQSVECPLTVKDTLVIGGNLQARNGTGAGAFLATWRRLTSDKGWMEIETAAGSGLGFSLKGFRQLTRRCYGTSSLVLHSTPKGIRPAMSTMVAYQFDREVQGRLTYNAGFPSSIQSTLVYSNQDHHASLTLQVGITNSYFSLSYTKKFQEQEAKLKGAIKFGVTGGMVEYGFEKKITQFSHLGASMVIGVPTGVHLKIKVYRGSQTFLFPIHLSETLSPSAIMYGTLVPVATYFVVKKLIVDPFLKQQKEQELEQKREEHAEKLAKRKQEAKAATDLMKETVERNIEVEEKKMGLIIVKALYGKLQSSEDGELMDGECIDVLVQLQALIKDSKLIVPETVSKSGLPGFYDPCIGEEKSLYIRYKFRNRLHQVTLSDTEVIRLPQQTTHKTIPSKRHWSQS from the exons GCAACAACAGAAGAAATCAACTATGCATTTCGTCGACTCAGTAAGATCTATCACCCTGACAAGCATCTTGATCCAAGCAAGAAGAAAGCAGCGGAAGAAGTGTTTAGCAAGTTGAAGAAAGCTCATGAAA TCTTGATTGACAAGCACAAGCGGACAATCTACGACACCTACGGAGAGAAAGGTCTGAAGACGGAAGGCTTGGAG ATAATCTCTCGGACCAAGACGCCAGCAGAAATCATTGCAGAGTACGAGAGACTGCAAAGAGAAAGGGAAGAAAGGCGTCTACAACAGAGGACAAACCCAAGA GGCACAGTCACTGTTGGGGTCAATGCTACAGATCTGTTTGATGAATatggagatgatgatgacgatgtttACTACGG CCCCAGCTACAACAATGTGGAGATCAACAACATGAGCATCTTTCAGTCGGTGGAATGTCCACTGACGGTCAAAGACACACTGGTCATTGGCGGCAACCTGCAGGCACGGAACGGTACAGGGGCTGGTGCCTTCCTCGCCACGTGGAGACGGCTCACATCAGACAAAGGATGGATGGAG ATTGAGACAGCAGCGGGCAGTGGACTAGGTTTCAGTTTGAAAGGTTTCCGACAACTCACAAGAAGGTG CTATGGAACTTCATCGTTAGTGTTGCATTCCACGCCAAAGGGGATCAGGCCAGCCATGTCTACAA TGGTGGCGTATCAGTTTGACAGAGAAGTACAGGGTCGCCTCACATACAACGCTGGCTTTCCCTCCAGTATACAGTCCACGCTGGTCTACAGCAACCAGGACCATCACGCTTCTCTCACTCTACAG GTAGGCATCACAAATAGCTATTTCTCTCTCAGCTACACAAAGAAATTCCAGGAGCAAGAAGCAAAGCTCAAGGGCGCAATCAA GTTTGGTGTGACGGGTGGTATGGTTGAGTACGGGTTTGAGAAGAAAATCACACAGTTCAGCCATCTCGGGGCTTCCATGGTCATTGGTGTACCTACAGGAGTTCATCTCAAAATCAA GGTGTACAGGGGCAGTCAGACCTTCCTGTTTCCCATTCACCTGTCAGAGACACTGTCTCCCAGTGCCATCATGTACGGAACTCTGGTTCCTGTTGCTACCTATTTCGTCGTCAAGAAACTCATTGTCGACCCCTTCCTCAAGCAGCAGAAAGAACA aGAGCTGGAACAGAAGCGAGAGGAACACGCAGAGAAGCTGGCAAAGAGAAAGCAGGAAGCCAAGGCAGCT ACGGATCTGATGAAGGAGACGGTGGAGCGAAACATTGAGGTGGAGGAGAAGAAGATGGGTCTGATCATCGTCAAAGCGCTGTACGGCAAACTCCAGTCTTCTGAGGATGG AGAACTGATGGACGGGGAGTGCATTGACGTCCTGGTTCAGCTGCAGGCCCTCATCAAAGATTCCAAACTCATTGTGCCAGAGACAGTTTCAAAG AGTGGTCTACCAGGATTTTATGACCCTTGTATAGGAGAGGAAAAGTCGCTGTACATACGTTACAAATTTCGCAACCGGCTGCATCAGGTGACGCTAAGTGATACAGAGGTCATCCGACTGCCCCAGCAAA cgACACACAAGACGATACCGAGTAAAAGGCACTGGAGCCAAAGTTGA
- the LOC138978640 gene encoding dnaJ homolog subfamily C member 11-like isoform X2 — protein sequence MAASLEEDDDFLANDFYALLNVGKEATTEEINYAFRRLSKIYHPDKHLDPSKKKAAEEVFSKLKKAHEILIDKHKRTIYDTYGEKGLKTEGLEIISRTKTPAEIIAEYERLQREREERRLQQRTNPRGTVTVGVNATDLFDEYGDDDDDVYYGPSYNNVEINNMSIFQSVECPLTVKDTLVIGGNLQARNGTGAGAFLATWRRLTSDKGWMEIETAAGSGLGFSLKGFRQLTRRCYGTSSLVLHSTPKGIRPAMSTMVAYQFDREVQGRLTYNAGFPSSIQSTLVYSNQDHHASLTLQVGITNSYFSLSYTKKFQEQEAKLKGAIKFGVTGGMVEYGFEKKITQFSHLGASMVIGVPTGVHLKIKVYRGSQTFLFPIHLSETLSPSAIMYGTLVPVATYFVVKKLIVDPFLKQQKEQELEQKREEHAEKLAKRKQEAKAATDLMKETVERNIEVEEKKMGLIIVKALYGKLQSSEDGELMDGECIDVLVQLQALIKDSKLIVPETVSKSGLPGFYDPCIGEEKSLYIRYKFRNRLHQVTLSDTEVIRLPQQRHLMKDEVSAAKS from the exons GCAACAACAGAAGAAATCAACTATGCATTTCGTCGACTCAGTAAGATCTATCACCCTGACAAGCATCTTGATCCAAGCAAGAAGAAAGCAGCGGAAGAAGTGTTTAGCAAGTTGAAGAAAGCTCATGAAA TCTTGATTGACAAGCACAAGCGGACAATCTACGACACCTACGGAGAGAAAGGTCTGAAGACGGAAGGCTTGGAG ATAATCTCTCGGACCAAGACGCCAGCAGAAATCATTGCAGAGTACGAGAGACTGCAAAGAGAAAGGGAAGAAAGGCGTCTACAACAGAGGACAAACCCAAGA GGCACAGTCACTGTTGGGGTCAATGCTACAGATCTGTTTGATGAATatggagatgatgatgacgatgtttACTACGG CCCCAGCTACAACAATGTGGAGATCAACAACATGAGCATCTTTCAGTCGGTGGAATGTCCACTGACGGTCAAAGACACACTGGTCATTGGCGGCAACCTGCAGGCACGGAACGGTACAGGGGCTGGTGCCTTCCTCGCCACGTGGAGACGGCTCACATCAGACAAAGGATGGATGGAG ATTGAGACAGCAGCGGGCAGTGGACTAGGTTTCAGTTTGAAAGGTTTCCGACAACTCACAAGAAGGTG CTATGGAACTTCATCGTTAGTGTTGCATTCCACGCCAAAGGGGATCAGGCCAGCCATGTCTACAA TGGTGGCGTATCAGTTTGACAGAGAAGTACAGGGTCGCCTCACATACAACGCTGGCTTTCCCTCCAGTATACAGTCCACGCTGGTCTACAGCAACCAGGACCATCACGCTTCTCTCACTCTACAG GTAGGCATCACAAATAGCTATTTCTCTCTCAGCTACACAAAGAAATTCCAGGAGCAAGAAGCAAAGCTCAAGGGCGCAATCAA GTTTGGTGTGACGGGTGGTATGGTTGAGTACGGGTTTGAGAAGAAAATCACACAGTTCAGCCATCTCGGGGCTTCCATGGTCATTGGTGTACCTACAGGAGTTCATCTCAAAATCAA GGTGTACAGGGGCAGTCAGACCTTCCTGTTTCCCATTCACCTGTCAGAGACACTGTCTCCCAGTGCCATCATGTACGGAACTCTGGTTCCTGTTGCTACCTATTTCGTCGTCAAGAAACTCATTGTCGACCCCTTCCTCAAGCAGCAGAAAGAACA aGAGCTGGAACAGAAGCGAGAGGAACACGCAGAGAAGCTGGCAAAGAGAAAGCAGGAAGCCAAGGCAGCT ACGGATCTGATGAAGGAGACGGTGGAGCGAAACATTGAGGTGGAGGAGAAGAAGATGGGTCTGATCATCGTCAAAGCGCTGTACGGCAAACTCCAGTCTTCTGAGGATGG AGAACTGATGGACGGGGAGTGCATTGACGTCCTGGTTCAGCTGCAGGCCCTCATCAAAGATTCCAAACTCATTGTGCCAGAGACAGTTTCAAAG AGTGGTCTACCAGGATTTTATGACCCTTGTATAGGAGAGGAAAAGTCGCTGTACATACGTTACAAATTTCGCAACCGGCTGCATCAGGTGACGCTAAGTGATACAGAGGTCATCCGACTGCCCCAGCAAA GGCACTTGATGAAGGATGAAGTGAGCGCCGCCAAATCCTGA
- the LOC138978640 gene encoding dnaJ homolog subfamily C member 11-like isoform X3, with protein MAASLEEDDDFLANDFYALLNVGKEATTEEINYAFRRLSKIYHPDKHLDPSKKKAAEEVFSKLKKAHEILIDKHKRTIYDTYGEKGLKTEGLEIISRTKTPAEIIAEYERLQREREERRLQQRTNPRGTVTVGVNATDLFDEYGDDDDDVYYGPSYNNVEINNMSIFQSVECPLTVKDTLVIGGNLQARNGTGAGAFLATWRRLTSDKGWMEIETAAGSGLGFSLKGFRQLTRRCYGTSSLVLHSTPKGIRPAMSTMVAYQFDREVQGRLTYNAGFPSSIQSTLVYSNQDHHASLTLQVGITNSYFSLSYTKKFQEQEAKLKGAIKFGVTGGMVEYGFEKKITQFSHLGASMVIGVPTGVHLKIKVYRGSQTFLFPIHLSETLSPSAIMYGTLVPVATYFVVKKLIVDPFLKQQKEQELEQKREEHAEKLAKRKQEAKAATDLMKETVERNIEVEEKKMGLIIVKALYGKLQSSEDGELMDGECIDVLVQLQALIKDSKLIVPETVSKSGLPGFYDPCIGEEKSLYIRYKFRNRLHQVTLSDTEVIRLPQQSMALDEG; from the exons GCAACAACAGAAGAAATCAACTATGCATTTCGTCGACTCAGTAAGATCTATCACCCTGACAAGCATCTTGATCCAAGCAAGAAGAAAGCAGCGGAAGAAGTGTTTAGCAAGTTGAAGAAAGCTCATGAAA TCTTGATTGACAAGCACAAGCGGACAATCTACGACACCTACGGAGAGAAAGGTCTGAAGACGGAAGGCTTGGAG ATAATCTCTCGGACCAAGACGCCAGCAGAAATCATTGCAGAGTACGAGAGACTGCAAAGAGAAAGGGAAGAAAGGCGTCTACAACAGAGGACAAACCCAAGA GGCACAGTCACTGTTGGGGTCAATGCTACAGATCTGTTTGATGAATatggagatgatgatgacgatgtttACTACGG CCCCAGCTACAACAATGTGGAGATCAACAACATGAGCATCTTTCAGTCGGTGGAATGTCCACTGACGGTCAAAGACACACTGGTCATTGGCGGCAACCTGCAGGCACGGAACGGTACAGGGGCTGGTGCCTTCCTCGCCACGTGGAGACGGCTCACATCAGACAAAGGATGGATGGAG ATTGAGACAGCAGCGGGCAGTGGACTAGGTTTCAGTTTGAAAGGTTTCCGACAACTCACAAGAAGGTG CTATGGAACTTCATCGTTAGTGTTGCATTCCACGCCAAAGGGGATCAGGCCAGCCATGTCTACAA TGGTGGCGTATCAGTTTGACAGAGAAGTACAGGGTCGCCTCACATACAACGCTGGCTTTCCCTCCAGTATACAGTCCACGCTGGTCTACAGCAACCAGGACCATCACGCTTCTCTCACTCTACAG GTAGGCATCACAAATAGCTATTTCTCTCTCAGCTACACAAAGAAATTCCAGGAGCAAGAAGCAAAGCTCAAGGGCGCAATCAA GTTTGGTGTGACGGGTGGTATGGTTGAGTACGGGTTTGAGAAGAAAATCACACAGTTCAGCCATCTCGGGGCTTCCATGGTCATTGGTGTACCTACAGGAGTTCATCTCAAAATCAA GGTGTACAGGGGCAGTCAGACCTTCCTGTTTCCCATTCACCTGTCAGAGACACTGTCTCCCAGTGCCATCATGTACGGAACTCTGGTTCCTGTTGCTACCTATTTCGTCGTCAAGAAACTCATTGTCGACCCCTTCCTCAAGCAGCAGAAAGAACA aGAGCTGGAACAGAAGCGAGAGGAACACGCAGAGAAGCTGGCAAAGAGAAAGCAGGAAGCCAAGGCAGCT ACGGATCTGATGAAGGAGACGGTGGAGCGAAACATTGAGGTGGAGGAGAAGAAGATGGGTCTGATCATCGTCAAAGCGCTGTACGGCAAACTCCAGTCTTCTGAGGATGG AGAACTGATGGACGGGGAGTGCATTGACGTCCTGGTTCAGCTGCAGGCCCTCATCAAAGATTCCAAACTCATTGTGCCAGAGACAGTTTCAAAG AGTGGTCTACCAGGATTTTATGACCCTTGTATAGGAGAGGAAAAGTCGCTGTACATACGTTACAAATTTCGCAACCGGCTGCATCAGGTGACGCTAAGTGATACAGAGGTCATCCGACTGCCCCAGCAAAGTAT GGCACTTGATGAAGGATGA